The Thermovibrio guaymasensis genomic interval AAAATTAAAACCCCTTGGAGTCTGAAAGAAGCTTTCAGAGAAAACTCAGACCTTTCTCTAGCAGAGAGCTACATCTACGGCCTGATTGATATTGAAGGAGATATATTCCTCCTTTTCCCGATAGTTGACTGGATTATTGATAGGGTTTCAAGTTTAAAAGAACGCCTTAGGCTCTGGAGGTTAATAAGGAAGCTTCCGGGGGAAGCAAAAGTAAAGAGATGCTGGGCAGAGGTTGACGGAGAGCTCCACAGTATTGAAAGGGACAAAAAGGCAATCCAGTACCACTATGACGTCTCTAACGGCTTCTACAAACTCTTCCTTGATAAAAACATGGTCTACTCCTGCGCCTACTTCAGAAGTTACGGGGATTCCCTCGATAATGCTCAGGAGAACAAAATTGACTACATCTGCAGAAAACTGATGCTGAAGGAAGGAGAGAAACTCCTTGATATAGGGTGTGGGTGGGGAGCTCTAATAGTTCACGCTGCAAAGAAGTACAGAGTAAACGCCGTCGAAATAACCTTAAGTGAGAATCAGTACAACTACGTTAGGGAAAGGATAAGGAAAGAAGGTGTTGTAGATAGGTGTAAAGTCCTCCCTACAGACTACAAGGAAGTAGATGAGTGGAACAGCTACGATAAGATAGTTAGCGTTGGAATGTTTGAACACGTAGGTTTAAAGATTGCTGGACTTTACTTTGAACAGGCCTTTAAACTCCTCAAAGAGAGGGGAATTTTCCTGAACCACGCAATAAGCTGCAACTACTACGAGTATGGACCCCCCCTTCCCGATTCATAAGGAAATACGTATTTCCCGATGGAGAACTCCTACCAATTTACCTAACTCTCAAAAAGGCTGAAGAGGCAGGATTTGAAGTAAGGGACGTTGAGTCTTTAAGGGAACACTATACGCTAACTCTAATCCACTGGGTTAGAAACCTTGAAAGGAACAGAGAAAAGGGCAGTAGAAATCGCCGGGGAGGAGCGCTACAGGATCTGGAGGCTCTACATGTCGGCGAGTGCATACCAGTTCATGACAAACAGAGTTGGAGTGTATCAGAGCCTCTTTGTAAAGCCTGATAAGAGCGGTTTCTCCGGATTTCCACTAACAAGAGAACACCTTTATGCGGGAGGATAGATGAAAGCCGTAGTAATGGCAGGGGAATTTGGGACGAGAATCCAGCCCCTTACCTACTCAAAACCAAAGTCCATGCTTCCAGTAGTAAACATTCCTATGATGGAACACATAATAAGGCAGCTGATAAGCCTAGGTATAGAGGAATTTGTAATACTCCTTTACTACAAACCGGAAGTAATAAAAGAGTACTTTGGAGACGCCTCTAAATTCGGAGTAAAAATTAACTACGTTCTTCCTGAAGCAGACTACGGCACTGCAGGAGCTGTAAAGAAGGCTGAGAAGTACCTTGAAGAAACCTTTATAGTGGTAAGTGGAGACGTTATAACCGATATAGACCTTAGGGCAGTTGTCGGTTTCCACGAGTTTAAAAAGTCTAAGCTAACAATAACCCTAACTTCAGTTCCGAATCCCCTACAGTTCGGTATAGTGATAACCGACAAGGAAGGATAGTAAAGTTCCTTGAAAAACCAGGCTGGGGAGAAGTTTTCAGCGATACGATTAACACGGGAATATACATAATTGAACCTGAAATCCTTAAGTTTATTCCTCCAAACATTCCCTTTGACTTCAGTAAAGACCTATTTCCCCTTTTAATGGAAGAGGGAATAGAACTCTTTGGGTTTAAGGCCAACGGTTACTGGAAAAACGTTGGAAACCCGGATGCCTACAGAGAAGTCCACAGATAGAGATCCGGAAACTGAACCAAACCAGCTAGGTTGGAAAGTAAGAGTAATACCAAACAAGTACCCGGCCTTAAGGATTGAAAACAGCCCAGAGAGAAAAGGCGTATGTATCTATGACACTGTAGGGGGATTTGGAGCCCACGAAATTGTTATAGATACTCCCGATCACTTTAAACACCCCCACAACTTTACCGTTGACGAAATGAAGTTGCTCCTGTTTACCTACAAAGAGAGGATGTCAAGCCTTTATAGAGACTTGAGGATAAAGTATGTACTGGTCTTTAAGAACTACGGAAGGGAAGTAGGAGCATCTCTTAGTCACTCCCACTCTCAGATTATTGCAACACCACAGATACCTGAAAAAGTAGAAAGGGTAGTTGAACAGTCAAGGAAATACTTCAGGGAGAAGGGAAGGTGTTACCTTTGTGATGAGATAGGTTTTGAAGTTAAAGAGTTAAAAAGGGTAGTTTATGAAAATGAAAGGTTCATAGCCTACTGTCCCTTTTACTCACTCTTTCCCTTTGAAGTAAGGGTAGCCCCGAGAAATCACCAGAGCTCCTTTACCCAAGTTGGAGAAGAAGAACTTTAGCAACTCTCAGATTGCCTTTTAAAGGTCCTTAAAAAACTCTATAAGACCCTAGTAAACCCTCCCTATAACCTATTTATACATACAAGTCCGCCTTTCAGAGAAGACCCAAGAAGGCCGAGCTACTTTACCGGAATGGACAAGCTCTTCCACTGGTACATAGAAATCGTACCGAGGATAACTATACCTGCAGGGTTTGAGTGGGGGAGCTCCTACTTCATAAACCCGACAACTCCCGAAACTGCAGCTAAGTTCTTAAGAGAGGTGATCCTATGAGAGTCTTATTTGCCTCAAGTGAAATATATCCCTTTGCAAAAACCGGAGGCCTTGCCGATGTGTCCTACTCCCTTCCTAAGGCTATAAAAGAGTTTGGCATTGAGGTTTCAACGATAATGCCGTACTACAAGTGCGTAAGGGAAAAAGGCCTTCCAGTAAGGGAAACTGGAGTAGAAGTAAAAATTAACCTTGCCGGAGAGGAGTACAAGTTTGAACTCTTAGAGCTCAAAGATAGTCTTAACCACTACTTCCTCAAAAACGACAGGCTCTATAACAGGGACTTCCTATACGGAACACCTTCAGGAGACTATCCCGATAACGATCTAAGGTTCGGGGGATTCTCTAAAGCTGTAGTTAAACTAGTTGAAATGGGAGAAGTTAAGGCTGAAATAGTTCACTCAAACGACTGGCAAACTGCCCTCATTCCGGTATTTATAAAGAGGAAGGGACAAAAGGCTAAGACCCTTCAGACAATCCACAATCTGGCCTATCAAGGTATTTTTCCACCTGAAACTCTTGAAAAGTTAGGACTAGGCTGGAAAATCTTTAACATGGAAGCCCTTGAGTTCTGGGGGAAAGTTAACTTCCTTAAAGGAGGAATAGTTTTTAGCGACGCAGTTAATACTGTAAGCCCTACGTATGCAAAGGAGATAACAAAGCCTGAGTTCGGGTTCGGCCTTGATGGAGTCTTAAGGAAGTACAGTTACAAACTGTTTGGAATACTCAACGGCATTGACTACGAAGTGTGGAACCCAGAAACCGATCCTTCAATATACAGGAAATACTCAGAAGCAACGGTTGAAGAAGGAAAGGAATTTAATAAAGAGATGTTCGTTAGGGAAACGGGGCTTAAGAGTAAAGCTTTGCCTCTCTTTGCCTTTATTGGCAGGTTTGCAAAACAGAAAGGAGTTGACTTAATACTGGATAGCTTAGAGGAAATGTCAAAACTAGAGGCTAACTTTGCAATTTTGGGATTTGGAGATGAGGGCTACAACAGGGCCTTTGAGAGTATAAAGGGTAAGTATCAAAACGTTTGGGTAGAAGTAGCCTATAACGAGGAACTCAGCAGGAAGATGTACGCTTCAGCAGACTTCCTCCTTATGCCATCCCTCTTTGAACCCTGCGGGCTTAACCAGATGATTGTAATGAGGTACGGAACTATTGTCGTTGCAGGGAAAACCGGAGGTTTAGCAGATACGGTAGTTGACGTTAACCAGCCGGGAGGTTACGGTTTTCTCTTTGAAGACTTTAGCGCTAAAGAGTTATTAAACACAATTAAGAGGGCTATAGAGCTCTACTACCAGAAAAAAGAAGAAATGAAGAAAATAAGAAGGAGGGTTATGGAACTTGACTTCTCATGGAACAGTTCAGCTTTAAAGTACATAAGGCTCTATGAAAACCTAATTGAGGGGAAAGTATGAAAAGTTGGAAATTAGAGGAATTAAAAAGTTTAAAGAAGAAGGAGTTCTACAGTATAGCCAAAGAACTGAAAATAAGGGGAAGGGGGAAGATGAGGAAGTCGGAGCTCCTTGAAGCAATAGCAAAAATTTTTGGGAGGACTGGCCTTGCCCTTAGGAATTGACGTAGGAGGAACCTTCATAAAGCTCTTTGACGGTAAAAGGAGAGAAAAGATAAGAACACCCCAAGGGTACACGGAGCTGTTAGAGTCTCTTATTAACATAATCGGTGAGGAAGAAAGGGTAACAGTCGCCGTTGCTGGGCTAGTAATTGAGAAAGAGGGAATCATTGAGGAATCGCCAAACCTTCCGTTCCTTAGGGGAAAGGAGTTAAGGAGAGACTTAGAAAGGAAAAGTGGAGCAAGGGTAAGACTTGTAAACGATGCAA includes:
- a CDS encoding SAM-dependent methyltransferase codes for the protein MELEKCNLKEVEELNEELVKELLNGAPGESEASVILWNGKRVWGKGDKLKIKIKTPWSLKEAFRENSDLSLAESYIYGLIDIEGDIFLLFPIVDWIIDRVSSLKERLRLWRLIRKLPGEAKVKRCWAEVDGELHSIERDKKAIQYHYDVSNGFYKLFLDKNMVYSCAYFRSYGDSLDNAQENKIDYICRKLMLKEGEKLLDIGCGWGALIVHAAKKYRVNAVEITLSENQYNYVRERIRKEGVVDRCKVLPTDYKEVDEWNSYDKIVSVGMFEHVGLKIAGLYFEQAFKLLKERGIFLNHAISCNYYEYGPPLPDS
- a CDS encoding galactose-1-phosphate uridylyltransferase, with the protein product MPTEKSTDRDPETEPNQLGWKVRVIPNKYPALRIENSPERKGVCIYDTVGGFGAHEIVIDTPDHFKHPHNFTVDEMKLLLFTYKERMSSLYRDLRIKYVLVFKNYGREVGASLSHSHSQIIATPQIPEKVERVVEQSRKYFREKGRCYLCDEIGFEVKELKRVVYENERFIAYCPFYSLFPFEVRVAPRNHQSSFTQVGEEEL
- the glgA gene encoding glycogen synthase GlgA — encoded protein: MRVLFASSEIYPFAKTGGLADVSYSLPKAIKEFGIEVSTIMPYYKCVREKGLPVRETGVEVKINLAGEEYKFELLELKDSLNHYFLKNDRLYNRDFLYGTPSGDYPDNDLRFGGFSKAVVKLVEMGEVKAEIVHSNDWQTALIPVFIKRKGQKAKTLQTIHNLAYQGIFPPETLEKLGLGWKIFNMEALEFWGKVNFLKGGIVFSDAVNTVSPTYAKEITKPEFGFGLDGVLRKYSYKLFGILNGIDYEVWNPETDPSIYRKYSEATVEEGKEFNKEMFVRETGLKSKALPLFAFIGRFAKQKGVDLILDSLEEMSKLEANFAILGFGDEGYNRAFESIKGKYQNVWVEVAYNEELSRKMYASADFLLMPSLFEPCGLNQMIVMRYGTIVVAGKTGGLADTVVDVNQPGGYGFLFEDFSAKELLNTIKRAIELYYQKKEEMKKIRRRVMELDFSWNSSALKYIRLYENLIEGKV
- a CDS encoding Rho termination factor N-terminal domain-containing protein — encoded protein: MKSWKLEELKSLKKKEFYSIAKELKIRGRGKMRKSELLEAIAKIFGRTGLALRN